Part of the Bacillus cereus group sp. RP43 genome is shown below.
GTACGCTATGATAAATGGTAGGAAACAGAAAAAAAGGGGTGGGTTTAGATGAAACGAGTGTTATTTGTTTGCACTGGAAATACATGCCGTAGTCCGATGGCTGAGGCTTTGCTTCGTCATTACGGAGAAGGTAAATTTGAAATGCAATCTGCTGGTGTTTTCGCCTATCCTGGAAGTGATGCGTCGGTACATGCAAAGGAAGCTTTAGCTGAAAAAGGAATTGCAATCGATCATGCCGCGCAGCAGGTAAACGAAATTTTGGTTGATTGGGCGGATATTGTAGTAACAATGACGGAGAACCATAAGCAAATTGTACTTGGGCATTATCCGAGTGTTGAAAAGAAATTGGATACATTATATGGATTAACTGAGGGTATAAGTAAGGATATTTCAGATCCATTTGGCGGATCGCTTTCTATTTATAAAGAAACGCTAGAAGAGATGGAAAAACTTGTACAAACTTTCCTGAAAAAACATTCAGAAGGTTGATGTTTCGTGTATAATACGATATTGGAGATCACTTCGTTCCATTAAGGTAGCGAGTGTGAAATGAAGATAATTGATTGAAACTTTGGAGGGGTAAAAATGAAAGTAGTAGTAGCATCTGATCACGGCGGTATGAATATCCGTAAAGAACTTGTAAGTTTATTAGAAGAGTTAAATATTGAATATATTGATTTAGGTTGTGAATGTGAAGCTGGTTCTGTTGATTACCCTGATTTTGCGTTTCCAGCAGCAGAAATGGTCGCGAATGGTGAAGTGGATCGCGGCATTTTAGTTTGCGGGACAGGCATTGGTATGTCAATCGCAG
Proteins encoded:
- a CDS encoding low molecular weight protein arginine phosphatase translates to MKRVLFVCTGNTCRSPMAEALLRHYGEGKFEMQSAGVFAYPGSDASVHAKEALAEKGIAIDHAAQQVNEILVDWADIVVTMTENHKQIVLGHYPSVEKKLDTLYGLTEGISKDISDPFGGSLSIYKETLEEMEKLVQTFLKKHSEG
- the rpiB gene encoding ribose 5-phosphate isomerase B → MKVVVASDHGGMNIRKELVSLLEELNIEYIDLGCECEAGSVDYPDFAFPAAEMVANGEVDRGILVCGTGIGMSIAANKVNGIRCALVHDTFSAKATREHNDTNMLAMGERVIGAGLARDIAKIWLTTDYEGGRHENRVGKIKTYETK